In Oncorhynchus tshawytscha isolate Ot180627B linkage group LG28, Otsh_v2.0, whole genome shotgun sequence, a genomic segment contains:
- the LOC112226669 gene encoding C-C motif chemokine 2 isoform X1 — MATMQLCHRTIACLALFTVVLSITTTDTGFGPVNTCCLKLTQKRISPKKVVDYTVQTTALCPIKVIVLHTIERKTICGDPGSDWVRKAMGKVDETKAIKRVEEEEEGKEGKTVTMAPAVPRKQGKGQKKGAKKGKGKGGKRGGKREGRGRKRTGVTNQLSN, encoded by the exons ATGGCAACCATGCAGCTGTGCCACAGAACAATAGCGTGCCTCGCTCTCTTCACTGTCGTTCTCTCAATAACAACCACTGACACTG GCTTTGGACCAGTCAACACTTGCTGTCTTAAGCTGACTCAGAAAAGAATCTCCCCTAAGAAAGTAGTGGACTACACCGTACAGACTACAGCACTGTGTCCCATCAAAGTCATAGT GTTACACACCATAGAAAGGAAGACGATCTGTGGTGACCCAGGAAGTGATTGGGTAAGGAAGGCCATGGGAAAGGTGGACGAAACCAAGGCAAtcaagagagtggaggaggaggaggagggaaaggaaggcAAGACAGTGACCATGGCACCGGCAGTGCCACGTAAGCAGGGAAAGGGACAAAAGAAGGGAGCcaaaaagggaaaggggaaaggagggaagaggggaggaaagagagagggaagagggcgcAAGAGAACTGGTGTAACCAACCAATTGAGTAACTGA
- the LOC112226669 gene encoding C-C motif chemokine 2 isoform X2: protein MRLSLVFSSLLCVATWMTGVDASFGPVNTCCLKLTQKRISPKKVVDYTVQTTALCPIKVIVLHTIERKTICGDPGSDWVRKAMGKVDETKAIKRVEEEEEGKEGKTVTMAPAVPRKQGKGQKKGAKKGKGKGGKRGGKREGRGRKRTGVTNQLSN, encoded by the exons ATGAGGTTGAGTCTGGTgttctcttctctgctctgtgTAGCCACATGGATGACCGGGGTCGATGCAA GCTTTGGACCAGTCAACACTTGCTGTCTTAAGCTGACTCAGAAAAGAATCTCCCCTAAGAAAGTAGTGGACTACACCGTACAGACTACAGCACTGTGTCCCATCAAAGTCATAGT GTTACACACCATAGAAAGGAAGACGATCTGTGGTGACCCAGGAAGTGATTGGGTAAGGAAGGCCATGGGAAAGGTGGACGAAACCAAGGCAAtcaagagagtggaggaggaggaggagggaaaggaaggcAAGACAGTGACCATGGCACCGGCAGTGCCACGTAAGCAGGGAAAGGGACAAAAGAAGGGAGCcaaaaagggaaaggggaaaggagggaagaggggaggaaagagagagggaagagggcgcAAGAGAACTGGTGTAACCAACCAATTGAGTAACTGA